The Deltaproteobacteria bacterium RBG_16_64_85 DNA window CAGTCCCTGCCGGACCTCGGGCTGGGACGGAGGGCCGAAGCAGCAGTGGATTCCCGAAGGTCGGGAACACCCCCGGGTGTTCCCGGAGTTCCGGGCCGAAAGGGATTCCCGTTCCCTGCCGGCCCGTTTGCCTGGAACGGCTTCGTGGACGACGGGGCGACCTACCTGCGGGCGGAGGTCGACCCCTTCGACGGGGCGATCGCCTGGAAGGAGCGCGCGCGGAAAGGGCGGGACGTGCCGGAAGCGCGGGCTCTCGGGAATCTCCCGGATGTCCGGACCTACCTCTGGTTTGCGCGCTTCCCCACGGTGTACGTTTCTACGGTGGAGGGGAAGACGGTCGTAACCTTTTTCGACCTGCGGTTCGGCGGAGTGGCCGCCCGCCGCCCGTTCGTCCTCAAGGTGATCGAGTCGCCCGGCCGCTCTCCGCAGGCGATGTGGGGCTCTTGAGGGACAGCAGCAGCGCGGCCGCGAGGAGCGCCAGCGTTGCGCTCAGCCCGAAGGCGGCTCCCGCCCCGCGCCATTTCCAGATGGCGCCGAAGAGGACGCTTGCCGGAAGGGCGGAGACCCCCACCACGAGGTGGAACCACCCGTAGGCGGTTCCGCGACGCTCGGGGGGGATGAAGTCGGCGACCAGCGCCCGCTCCACCCCCTCGGTCGCAGCCGCGTACAGTCCATACACCAGGAACAGCCCCACCATCCAGGCCGGCCCGCGGGCCAGGCCCCACGCGGCGTACGTTACGGCATAGACGATCCACCCCGCGACGACCACCTTCCTGCGGTCCCACCGGTCGGAGAGGATCCCCGCGGGGATGGAAAGGGAGGATTTGACGACGTGGAACGCCCCCCACAGCAGGGGGACGTACGCGACGGGAATGCCCGACTCCACCGCGCGGAGGATGAGGAAGGCGTCGCTTGCGTTCCCGAGGGTGAACAGGCAGACGATCAGCAGATAGCGGCGGTAGGCGGGCGGTAGCCGACCGTCTCCGAGTTTTCCCCCTGCGTGGACCGGAGCGGGGGCTTGCGGCTCCCGCACGAGAAAAAGAAGCGCCGCGACGGCGGCCGCCCCGGGGATCGCCGAAAGAAAGAAAACGGTCCGCAGGGAGAGCCCCGCGCCGGAGAGGAGCAGGAAAGCGGCCAGGGGGCCGACCACCGCCCCCAGGTGGTCCATCGCCCGCTGCAGCCCGAAGGCGCGCCCGCGGTCTTCCGCCGGGACGGATGTGGCGATCAGGGCGTCGCGGGGGGAAGTCCGGATCCCCTTGCCGATCCGGTCCGAGAACCGCACGGCCAGGACATGTCCCCAGGAAGTGGCAAACCCCACCAACGGGCGCATGGCCGCGGACAGGCCGTACCCCGCCGCAACCAGCGGCTTCTTTCGTCCCATCCGGTCGGACCAGACGCCGGAAAAGAGCTTGAGGAGGCTGGCGGTGGTTTCGGCCACCCCTTCGATCATCCCGAGGGCGGCCGGGCCGGCGCCGAGCGTTGTCGTGAGGAACACGGGGAGGAGGGGGTAGATCATCTCGCTCGAGAAGTCGGTGAGCAGGCTCACCATCCCGAGGGCGAGGACGTTTCGATGAAGGCGCGCGCGGGCCACGCCGCGATTATACCGGTGTTCACCGGTTCCGCAACAGGCGAAGGCCGTTGGCGATGACGAGCAGCGTCGTCCCCATGTCGGCCGCCACCGCCATCCAGAGCGTGGCGGTCCCGGCCACGGCCATCGCGAGGAAGCCGGCCTTGATCGCGAGGGAGGCCACGACGTTCTGACGGATGGCCGACACCATTTGCCGCCCCAGAACGACCGCGGCGGGGATCTTGCGCAGGTCTTCCGTCATCAGGGCCACGTCCGCCGTCTCGATGGCCGCGGGGGACCCCGCCGCGCCCATCGCGATCCCGACGGAGGAAAGCGCCAGGGCAGGGGCGTCGTTGACGCCGTCCCCCACCATCGCCACGGTTCCGTACCGGTCGACCAGCTCTCTGACTTTCCGTAGCTTGTCCTCGGGAAGAAGATCGGGGAACACCTCGTCGATCCCCACGGCCACTCCCATCGCGCGGGCAGTCTCGGGGCGGTCCCCGGTGAGCATCACCACGTGCTCGACCCCCAGTGCCACCAGCGAGCGGACCGCGGACGGCGCCTCGTCGCGAATCTCATCCTCCATCTCGAGAACGCCCGCTACGGAGTGCGATGTCCCCACGATCGAAACCATGCGGGACGTCTCCTTCCGGTCGGAAGAAAGGAGGGCGTCCAGTGCGAACGGCGCGGTCCCGATCTCCTCGAAGAGCCGGCGGTTGCCGACGAATACCCGTCTCCCTTCGACCTCCGCCGAAACGCCGCGCCCCTCGAGAACTTCCAGCGTGCGCGCCAGCGTCCCCCTGGCCGCAAGCGCAACCTCCCTTCGCCGGGCCTCGTGCCGGATCGCCTCGGCGACCGGGTGGGCGGAGCCTGCTTCCACGGCGCCCGCCAGCCGCACAACCTCTTCCTCCGAAGTCCCCTCCGTCGCCCGGACGCGGGTGATCCTCAGCTTCCCGCGGGTGAGCGTCCCCGTCTTGTCGAAGGCCACCGCGCGGACCTTGCCGAGCGCCTCCAGGTGGTGCGCCCCCTTGACCAGGATTCCTTCGCGGGTGGCGCGCGTGAGCGCGGCGACGGTGACGACGGGGGCCGCCAGGACGATCGCGCACGGGCATGCGATGACGAGCAGGACGAGAGCGCGGTAGGCCCAGCCGGAGAGCGCGCCGGCCCCCAGCAGGGGGGGAAGAGACGCCACCAGGACGGCGGCGGCCAGCACCGAGGGGGTGTAGACCGCGGCGAACCGGTCCATGAAGGCCTGGATGGGTGCCTTTTGCGACTGGGCCTCCTCGGTCCGCCGCAGGATCCGGGCGTACGCGGATTCCGACAGCGGCAAGATCGCCTCGGCGAGGAGGAGGCTTCGCCCGTTCACCGTGCCGGCGTAAAGGGGGTCGCCCTCGCGCTTCTCCACGGGGATCGACTCGCCGGTGAGCATCGCTTCGTTGAGGTCGGAGCTTCCCTTGTAGACGACCGCGTCCACGGGCACCCGCTCGCCGGGCCGGAGGATCAGCAGGTCGCCCGGCCGCACCTCCTCCGCGGCGACGGTCCGTTCCCGCCCTCCGACTCCCCCTTCCCGGATGACGGCGGTTTCCGGGGAAAACGCAAACAGGCTGGCGGTGGCCTTGCGGGCCCGATCGAGGCTCCTCGCTTCGAGGTAGTTGGCCAGGGCGAACAGGGTGACCACCCCGCCCGCTTCCGCCCACTCTCCCATCACGGTGGCCCCCGAGACGGAGATCGTCATGAGGGCGTTCATCCCCAAGGAGCGGTTGCGGAGCTCCCGC harbors:
- a CDS encoding MFS transporter, giving the protein MVSLLTDFSSEMIYPLLPVFLTTTLGAGPAALGMIEGVAETTASLLKLFSGVWSDRMGRKKPLVAAGYGLSAAMRPLVGFATSWGHVLAVRFSDRIGKGIRTSPRDALIATSVPAEDRGRAFGLQRAMDHLGAVVGPLAAFLLLSGAGLSLRTVFFLSAIPGAAAVAALLFLVREPQAPAPVHAGGKLGDGRLPPAYRRYLLIVCLFTLGNASDAFLILRAVESGIPVAYVPLLWGAFHVVKSSLSIPAGILSDRWDRRKVVVAGWIVYAVTYAAWGLARGPAWMVGLFLVYGLYAAATEGVERALVADFIPPERRGTAYGWFHLVVGVSALPASVLFGAIWKWRGAGAAFGLSATLALLAAALLLSLKSPTSPAESGRATRSP